In Telopea speciosissima isolate NSW1024214 ecotype Mountain lineage unplaced genomic scaffold, Tspe_v1 Tspe_v1.0435, whole genome shotgun sequence, the sequence ACTCAGCCTGTGCAGCCTTTACCGCAacaaaaacatctccaatgcactcTTTATTCCACTTTTTTAGCTCttttttaacattccttaaccgAGCAGCAAACCTAAGGATGGGATTGAGGAGCAAGCTAACAGGCTGTTCCCAGCCCTTCCGAACCATATCATCAAACCTAGCTCTACCaatccaagcttcaaaaaacctgaaaggtttagggccgAAATTAACCGCATCTAACACAGCCACCACTACAGGAGAGTGGTCAGAGAGACCAGGAGGGTGAAAAATAGCCTCTGAAGTTCTGAAAACATCCATCCAAGCCAAGTTTACCATCACCCTGTCTAGCTTACAGCAAATTCTAGCATTACCACTTTGCCTGTTATTCCAAgtcatagcttcccctttccacttcAAGTCAATCAgcccagagtcttcaataaAAGTGTTGAAATCATCAATAGCCTCAAACCGAACCGGgtccccaccaattttctcATTATGATTCCGAATAACATTGAAATCCCCTAAGACAGCCCATGGAGTAGCAATAGCACTAGCAAGACTTCCCACATCCTCCCACAAATCCTTCCGCCCTGCCACAGTATTGAGAGCATACACTACAGTACAAAGGAAAGAGCCAGCAGTTCCCATAATCAACACCTTGGCATGAATAAACTGCTtagttttttgaatttcttcaacattaaaaCAACTCGGATCCCAGCC encodes:
- the LOC122648075 gene encoding uncharacterized protein LOC122648075, encoding MKCLVWNVRGMNASTKRVGIKKVCKDHQAKLVCLLETKVKADNCGAIFDNFIPDWKYVHNGEIDNTIRIWLGWDPSCFNVEEIQKTKQFIHAKVLIMGTAGSFLCTVVYALNTVAGRKDLWEDVGSLASAIATPWAVLGDFNVIRNHNEKIGGDPVRFEAIDDFNTFIEDSGLIDLKWKGEAMTWNNRQSGNARICCKLDRVMVNLAWMDVFRTSEAIFHPPGLSDHSPVVVAVLDAVNFGPKPFRFFEAWIGRARFDDMVRKGWEQPVSLLLNPILRFAARLRNVKKELKKWNKECIGDVFVAVKAAQAELYQTQCNLRDHPDDPNLVLLETQAKVKQNRKHILEIKGEGGEIVKDPSQIKDEAVSFYKKLFGSDSVDGGCFPNSVPLQNGLSLSQ